The sequence ACTTCCTCCACCTCGACGACGTCTGGTTACCACTGTTCCGGCCCTGTGCCGACCAGCCGCCCGAACCCGCTGCGCTGCCCGAGGACGAGATCGACCCCGCCGACTTCGCGCGGCACGTCCGCCCGATGGTGACCAGCGACAAGTTCGAGGACAAGGTCGCCCTCACCGGCGTGGGGATGTCGCAGATCGGCCGGCGACTGATGCGACCACCCCTTTCGCTGACCATCGAGGCCGCGCAGGCGGCGGTCGCCGATGCCGGTCTCACCATGGCCGACATCGACGGGATCGCCACGTATCCCGGTGGCGGTAACATGGGCGGCTTCGGCGAGGGTGGCGTCACCCCCGTCGAGGCGGCGCTCGGCATCCGGCCGACCTGGCACAACGGCGGCATCGAGACCTTCGGTCCGGGTGGCTCGGTCATCGCGGCCATGCTCGCCGTCGCGGGCGGCCTTGCGCGGCACGTGCTGTGCTACCGCACGGTGTGGGAATCCACCTACGGTGAACTGCTGAAGAACGGCACGATCGTACAACCTTCCGGCCGCACCGCCAGCTGGATGGTCCCTTTCGGTGCGACGTCTGCCGCACACACCCTGGCGCAAAACGCCCAGCGGCATTTCCACCGATACGGCACCACCAAGGAGACATTGGGCTGGATCGCGCTCAACCAGCGTGCCAACGCCGGGCTCAATCCGACTGCGGTGTACCGCGAACCGATGACGATGGACGACTACCTCGGCGCGCGCCCGATCACCACTCCGTTCGGTCTCTACGACTGTGACGTCCCCTGCGACGGAGCCGTCGCGGTGATCGTGTCCGCCCGCGACGCGGCGGCGGATCTGGCGCATCCCCCGATCCTCGTGGAGGCCGTCGGCACCCAGATCATCGATCGGATGGATTGGGACCAGAGCACATTGACCCACGAGCCCCAGGTGCTCGGTCAGGCGGCACATCTCTGGACGCGCACCACGATGCGTCCCGAAGATGTCGACGTGGCCGAACTCTACGACGGGTTCACGGTGAATTGCCTGTCCTGGATCGAGGGCCTCGGCTTCTGCGGTATCGGGGAGTCCAAGGAGTTCCTCGACGGTGGGAAGAACATCTCGCTCCAGGGACAGATCCCGCTCAACACTCATGGCGGGCAGCTCTCGCACGGCCGCACCCACGGTATGGGACTCCTGCACGAGGCGATCGTGCAGTTGCGCGGAGACGCCGGTGAAAGACAGGTCACCGACGCACGCGTCGGGGTGGTCAGCAGCGGCGGACTCACGCCGAGCGGGGTCATCCTGCTGCGGAGCGCGGCGTGAGCGCCGAGCCGTGGATCGATGACACACGCGACGTCGTGGTCCCCGGCGTCGTCGACGTCGGCGGCGTACCGATGTCCGGCCTCATCGCGGCGGTGCCGGACCCTCGCGCCGTCATCGTCGCCATCCACGGAGGCGCCACCACCTCCGCCTATTTCGACTGTCCCGGTCATCCGGAGAGCTCGCT is a genomic window of Gordonia sp. SID5947 containing:
- a CDS encoding OB-fold domain-containing protein — encoded protein: MPETPTRPLPQLTPANEFYWKSGADDRLRIQECTDCHELLHPPQPVCRYCQGTALGERVVSGHGIVAGFTVNHRFALPGLSPPYVVAQVALAEDSRIRLTTNIIGCDPDDIYLGMGVEVDFLHLDDVWLPLFRPCADQPPEPAALPEDEIDPADFARHVRPMVTSDKFEDKVALTGVGMSQIGRRLMRPPLSLTIEAAQAAVADAGLTMADIDGIATYPGGGNMGGFGEGGVTPVEAALGIRPTWHNGGIETFGPGGSVIAAMLAVAGGLARHVLCYRTVWESTYGELLKNGTIVQPSGRTASWMVPFGATSAAHTLAQNAQRHFHRYGTTKETLGWIALNQRANAGLNPTAVYREPMTMDDYLGARPITTPFGLYDCDVPCDGAVAVIVSARDAAADLAHPPILVEAVGTQIIDRMDWDQSTLTHEPQVLGQAAHLWTRTTMRPEDVDVAELYDGFTVNCLSWIEGLGFCGIGESKEFLDGGKNISLQGQIPLNTHGGQLSHGRTHGMGLLHEAIVQLRGDAGERQVTDARVGVVSSGGLTPSGVILLRSAA